A part of Streptomyces sp. NBC_01497 genomic DNA contains:
- a CDS encoding NAD-dependent epimerase/dehydratase family protein, whose translation MRVLLLGANGFLGRFVADRLLADPAVHLTALGRGDDADVRFDLASGSPGALTRFMDAVHPGVVVNCAGSTRGGARDLIRHNTVSVATVCEALRRSGCGARLVQIGCASEYGPSQPGSSTAEDAMPRPGGPYGVSKLSATELVLGSGLDAVVLRVFSPVGPGTPAGSPLGRLAEAMRRAMQAGDPELKLAGLGVQRDFVDVRDVARAVHAASLSAAQGIVNIGTGRAVKLRDAAAVLARVAGYAGALNELDAPPPGAGRPHVHGPIGAPRGEPAVEHLGVGPFPYPDGCGPWQQADVRTARDRLGWRPRIGLEESLADIWMEAACRI comes from the coding sequence ATGAGGGTCCTGCTGCTCGGTGCCAACGGTTTCCTCGGCCGCTTCGTCGCCGACCGCCTGCTCGCCGACCCCGCGGTGCACCTGACCGCGCTCGGCCGGGGGGACGACGCCGACGTGCGGTTCGACCTCGCGAGCGGCAGTCCCGGAGCGCTCACCCGTTTCATGGACGCGGTGCATCCCGGTGTCGTCGTCAACTGCGCGGGCTCGACCCGTGGCGGGGCACGCGACCTGATCCGCCACAACACCGTCTCCGTCGCGACCGTGTGCGAGGCGCTCCGCCGCAGCGGCTGCGGTGCGCGGCTCGTCCAGATCGGCTGCGCCTCCGAGTACGGGCCCTCGCAGCCCGGCTCGTCCACGGCCGAGGACGCGATGCCGCGCCCCGGCGGCCCGTACGGGGTCAGCAAGCTCTCGGCCACGGAGCTGGTGCTGGGCTCCGGCCTCGACGCCGTCGTGCTGCGGGTGTTCTCCCCGGTCGGCCCCGGTACGCCCGCGGGCTCGCCGCTCGGCCGGCTCGCCGAGGCGATGCGCCGCGCCATGCAGGCCGGCGACCCGGAGCTCAAGCTCGCGGGGCTCGGGGTGCAGCGCGACTTCGTGGATGTGCGGGACGTCGCGCGCGCCGTGCACGCCGCATCGCTGTCCGCCGCCCAGGGCATCGTCAACATCGGTACGGGCAGGGCCGTCAAGCTCAGGGACGCCGCCGCCGTCCTGGCCAGGGTCGCCGGATACGCGGGCGCGCTGAACGAACTGGACGCGCCCCCGCCGGGCGCGGGGCGCCCCCATGTGCACGGCCCGATCGGCGCCCCGCGCGGGGAGCCCGCCGTGGAGCACCTGGGCGTCGGCCCGTTCCCGTACCCCGACGGGTGCGGGCCCTGGCAGCAGGCCGACGTCCGCACGGCGCGCGACCGGCTCGGCTGGCGCCCGAGGATCGGTCTGGAGGAGTCACTGGCGGACATCTGGATGGAGGCGGCATGTCGCATCTGA
- a CDS encoding DUF3492 domain-containing protein produces MRIGLLTDGGHPYATGESGLWCERLVSGLADHGFDIHALSRGPRRRQCLVVLPPRVRTAACPGELRRPVEAHGEEVGALVTDAERRAGLYRTLRSETVVRVLESACRAPGARRGVRDGTASDLPAFAAELERASRPLSADRYDAEDGDSGDPAREPVGAGAAVGAGGRDV; encoded by the coding sequence GTGCGGATCGGACTGCTCACGGATGGTGGCCATCCGTACGCGACCGGTGAGTCCGGGCTCTGGTGCGAGCGGCTCGTCAGCGGGCTCGCGGACCACGGGTTCGACATCCACGCGCTCAGCCGGGGCCCCCGTCGGCGGCAGTGCCTCGTCGTCCTGCCGCCCCGGGTGCGCACCGCGGCCTGCCCCGGCGAGTTGCGCCGGCCCGTAGAGGCCCACGGCGAAGAAGTCGGCGCTCTCGTCACAGATGCCGAGCGGCGCGCAGGGCTGTACCGGACCCTGCGGTCCGAGACGGTGGTGCGCGTCCTGGAGTCCGCCTGCCGCGCCCCCGGCGCGCGCCGGGGCGTGCGGGACGGGACCGCGTCCGATCTGCCCGCCTTCGCCGCCGAGTTGGAGCGCGCTTCGCGCCCCCTCTCCGCCGACCGGTACGACGCCGAGGACGGCGACAGCGGCGATCCCGCCCGCGAGCCGGTCGGCGCGGGCGCGGCGGTGGGTGCGGGAGGCCGCGATGTCTGA
- a CDS encoding DUF3152 domain-containing protein: MGRHSRRGPAGPAPEGERPAGAEPRGSGRREADGTGAGPAVPGAGRRRRPGEDHGRAADGAGRGEPGTPARGVPQVRGGHPEHPEPTPRPPSGPSGRQRYGDWVGGPVAGSGTVGTASGAPGAAGRPGPAARWRTAGAAASRVPGPRPEYLDAFESSDAPGGPARGAVPGRGARPGPADRTALPSGEPAVPAPPDDARRGGRGRTFGGVAAAAVTTVLAVVVAGQLVHDHENRAVAARAAGGAARDGAGHPAPAASTRVRTVKAPAPTYDQLMAERFPLSSRLKGSGRFSTVPGSAAAPGTGHRYRYRVDIEAGLPLDGALFADAVQKTLNDDRSWAHHGAMTFERISTGTPDFVITLASPGTTDLWCAKSGLDTSEELVSCDSAATQRVMINAYRWARGAATYGPDAMHAYRQMLINHEVGHRLGHDHVACATPGALAPVMQQQTKSLDINGIKCRANPWVYPKG, encoded by the coding sequence GTGGGACGACACAGCCGCAGGGGCCCCGCCGGTCCCGCGCCCGAGGGCGAGCGGCCCGCCGGCGCCGAGCCGCGCGGGAGCGGGCGGCGCGAGGCCGACGGCACCGGCGCGGGACCGGCCGTTCCCGGCGCCGGACGCCGCAGACGCCCCGGCGAGGACCACGGCCGCGCGGCCGACGGTGCCGGGCGCGGCGAGCCGGGCACCCCGGCGCGGGGCGTGCCCCAGGTGCGTGGCGGACATCCCGAACACCCCGAACCCACCCCCCGGCCACCGTCCGGACCGTCCGGGCGGCAGCGCTACGGAGACTGGGTCGGCGGCCCGGTGGCCGGCTCCGGCACGGTCGGCACCGCGAGTGGAGCGCCGGGCGCGGCCGGCCGGCCCGGGCCCGCCGCGAGGTGGCGCACCGCGGGGGCGGCGGCCTCGCGGGTGCCGGGTCCCCGGCCCGAATACCTCGACGCCTTCGAGTCGTCGGACGCCCCCGGCGGACCAGCCCGGGGCGCGGTGCCGGGTCGCGGCGCACGGCCCGGGCCCGCGGACCGTACGGCACTGCCGTCCGGGGAGCCGGCCGTGCCCGCGCCGCCCGATGACGCGCGGCGCGGAGGCAGGGGACGCACGTTCGGCGGGGTCGCCGCGGCGGCCGTCACCACCGTCCTCGCCGTCGTCGTCGCCGGTCAACTCGTGCACGACCACGAGAACCGGGCCGTCGCCGCGCGGGCCGCGGGCGGCGCGGCGCGTGACGGCGCGGGCCACCCGGCCCCCGCCGCGAGCACCCGCGTGCGGACCGTGAAGGCCCCGGCGCCCACGTACGACCAGTTGATGGCGGAGCGCTTCCCGCTCTCGTCCCGCCTGAAGGGCTCCGGCCGCTTCAGCACCGTGCCGGGCTCCGCCGCGGCACCCGGCACCGGGCACCGCTACCGCTACCGCGTCGACATCGAGGCCGGACTCCCCCTGGACGGCGCTCTGTTCGCCGACGCCGTGCAGAAGACCCTCAACGACGACCGCAGCTGGGCCCACCACGGCGCGATGACCTTCGAGCGGATCTCCACCGGCACGCCCGATTTCGTGATCACCCTGGCGAGCCCGGGCACCACCGACCTCTGGTGTGCCAAGTCCGGCCTCGACACCAGCGAGGAGCTCGTCTCCTGCGACTCGGCCGCCACCCAGCGGGTCATGATCAACGCGTACCGGTGGGCGCGGGGCGCGGCGACGTACGGGCCCGACGCGATGCACGCGTACCGCCAGATGCTCATCAACCACGAGGTCGGCCACCGCCTCGGCCACGACCATGTGGCCTGCGCGACGCCCGGCGCGCTCGCGCCCGTGATGCAGCAGCAGACGAAGTCCCTGGACATCAACGGCATCAAGTGCCGAGCCAATCCCTGGGTGTACCCGAAGGGTTGA
- a CDS encoding alpha/beta fold hydrolase gives MSSTELPESVAVAAAPRVAPVRVVEGEELRSVALPGLSLTVRARPGSRTGLPPALYVHGLGGSSQNWSALMPLLADVVDGEALDLPGFGDSPPPDDGNYSVTGHARAVIRLLDARGRGPVHLFANSLGGSVATRVAAARPDLVRTLTLISPAMPEIRVQRGALPTALMALPGVTPLFARLSRDWTAEERTRGVLALCYGNPASVSEEELGAAVAETERRLQLPYFWDAMTCSARGIVNAYTLGGQYGLWRQAERVLAPTLLVYGGRDQLIAFRMARKASRAFRGSRLLTLPEAGHVAMMEFPREVAAAARDLIADNDGS, from the coding sequence ATGTCTTCGACCGAGCTACCGGAATCCGTCGCTGTCGCCGCGGCTCCGCGGGTCGCTCCCGTCCGCGTGGTGGAGGGGGAGGAGCTGCGCTCGGTGGCGCTGCCCGGGCTCTCCCTGACCGTGCGCGCCCGCCCCGGCTCCCGGACCGGGCTGCCCCCGGCGCTGTACGTGCACGGGCTCGGCGGCTCCTCGCAGAACTGGTCGGCGCTGATGCCGCTGCTCGCGGACGTCGTCGACGGCGAGGCCCTCGACCTGCCCGGCTTCGGTGACTCGCCGCCGCCCGACGACGGCAACTACTCGGTCACCGGGCACGCGCGGGCCGTCATCAGGCTGCTGGACGCGCGCGGTCGCGGACCCGTGCACCTGTTCGCCAACTCGCTGGGCGGCTCCGTCGCCACCCGGGTCGCCGCCGCGCGCCCCGATCTCGTACGGACCCTCACCCTGATCTCGCCTGCCATGCCCGAGATCCGGGTGCAGCGCGGCGCGCTGCCCACCGCGCTGATGGCGCTGCCCGGTGTGACACCGCTGTTCGCGCGCCTCAGCAGGGACTGGACCGCGGAGGAGCGCACGCGCGGTGTGCTCGCGCTCTGTTACGGAAATCCCGCGTCGGTGAGCGAGGAAGAACTGGGAGCCGCGGTCGCCGAAACCGAACGCAGGCTCCAACTGCCCTATTTCTGGGATGCGATGACCTGCTCCGCGCGCGGTATCGTCAACGCGTACACCCTGGGCGGCCAGTACGGACTGTGGCGACAGGCCGAGCGGGTCCTCGCGCCGACGCTGCTCGTCTACGGCGGCCGGGACCAGCTCATCGCGTTCCGCATGGCACGCAAGGCGTCCAGGGCCTTTCGCGGCTCGCGCCTGCTGACACTGCCCGAGGCGGGCCACGTGGCCATGATGGAGTTCCCCCGCGAGGTGGCGGCAGCGGCGAGGGACCTCATCGCCGACAACGACGGGAGCTGA
- a CDS encoding TetR/AcrR family transcriptional regulator produces MTAMEQTEAARPRGTRLPRRARRNQLLGAAQEVFVAQGYHAAAMDDIAERAGVSKPVLYQHFPGKLELYLALLDQHCEALLQAVRTALASTTDNKLRVEATMDAYFAYVEDEGGAFRLVFESDLTNESAVRERVDRVAMQCAEAISDVIAEDTGLSRDESMLLATGLGGVSQVVARYWLSSASPVPRERAVSLLTSLAWRGIAGFPLHEQH; encoded by the coding sequence GTGACAGCCATGGAGCAGACGGAGGCGGCACGCCCGCGCGGGACGCGGCTTCCGCGCCGCGCCCGGCGCAACCAGCTGCTCGGCGCGGCTCAGGAAGTCTTCGTGGCCCAGGGGTACCACGCGGCCGCGATGGACGACATCGCCGAGCGCGCCGGGGTCAGCAAGCCGGTGCTCTACCAGCACTTCCCGGGCAAGCTGGAGCTGTATCTGGCGCTTCTCGACCAGCACTGCGAGGCGCTTTTGCAGGCCGTCCGTACGGCGCTCGCGTCGACCACGGACAACAAACTGCGCGTCGAGGCGACGATGGACGCGTACTTCGCCTACGTCGAGGACGAGGGCGGCGCGTTCCGGCTGGTCTTCGAGTCGGACCTGACCAACGAGAGCGCCGTGCGCGAGCGGGTGGACCGGGTGGCCATGCAGTGCGCCGAGGCCATCTCCGACGTGATCGCCGAGGACACCGGCCTGTCCAGGGACGAGTCGATGCTGCTCGCCACGGGCCTCGGCGGGGTGTCGCAGGTGGTGGCGCGCTACTGGCTCTCCAGCGCGTCCCCGGTGCCGCGCGAGCGCGCGGTCTCCCTGCTGACGTCCCTCGCCTGGCGGGGCATCGCGGGCTTCCCGCTCCACGAGCAGCACTGA
- a CDS encoding DUF3107 domain-containing protein has product MEVKIGVQHAPREIVLESGLSAEDVERSVADALTGKAQLLSLTDEKGRTVLVPADRLAYVEIGEPTTRRVGFGPL; this is encoded by the coding sequence GTGGAGGTCAAGATCGGCGTACAGCACGCGCCCCGGGAGATCGTTCTGGAGAGCGGGCTCTCCGCCGAGGACGTCGAGCGTTCCGTGGCGGACGCGCTGACCGGCAAGGCGCAGCTGCTCAGCCTCACGGACGAGAAGGGCCGCACGGTCCTCGTACCGGCGGACCGGCTGGCCTACGTGGAGATCGGCGAGCCGACGACGCGGCGGGTCGGCTTCGGCCCGCTCTAG
- a CDS encoding ferritin-like fold-containing protein, with protein MADADSENTGIAGQDWATASAQPQYRAAVVDLLGALAYGELAAFERLAEDAKLAPTLADKAALARMASAEFHHFERLNERLSAIDMTPTEAMEPFAKALDEFHRQTAPSDWLEGLVKAYVGDSIASDFYREVAARLDTDTRALVLAVLDDTGHGNFAVEKVRAAIEADPRLGGRLALWARRLMGEALSQAQRVVADRDALSTMLVGGVADGFDLAEVGRMFSRITEAHTKRMAALGLAA; from the coding sequence GTGGCGGACGCAGACAGCGAGAACACCGGGATCGCCGGACAGGACTGGGCCACGGCGTCCGCGCAGCCCCAGTACCGGGCGGCGGTGGTGGATCTCCTCGGCGCCCTCGCCTACGGCGAACTCGCGGCCTTCGAGCGGCTCGCCGAGGACGCGAAACTCGCTCCCACCCTGGCCGACAAGGCCGCGCTCGCCCGCATGGCGTCCGCCGAGTTCCACCACTTCGAGCGGCTCAACGAGCGGCTCAGCGCGATCGACATGACACCCACCGAGGCCATGGAGCCCTTCGCCAAGGCGCTCGACGAGTTCCACCGCCAGACCGCGCCGTCGGACTGGCTGGAGGGCCTGGTCAAGGCCTATGTCGGGGACTCGATCGCCAGCGACTTCTACCGCGAGGTCGCCGCGCGGCTCGACACCGACACCCGCGCCCTGGTCCTCGCGGTGCTGGACGACACCGGCCACGGCAACTTCGCCGTCGAGAAGGTGCGCGCCGCGATCGAGGCCGACCCGAGGCTCGGCGGCCGGCTCGCGCTGTGGGCGCGCCGCCTCATGGGTGAGGCGCTGTCCCAGGCCCAGCGGGTGGTGGCGGACCGGGACGCGCTGTCCACGATGCTGGTGGGCGGCGTCGCCGACGGTTTCGACCTCGCCGAGGTCGGCCGGATGTTCTCCCGCATCACCGAGGCGCACACCAAGCGCATGGCGGCCCTGGGTCTCGCCGCGTGA
- a CDS encoding DEAD/DEAH box helicase, translating to MTPFPIQEMTLPVALSGTDVIGQAKTGTGKTLGFGLPLLERVTVPADVEAGRATPEQLTTSPQALVVVPTRELCTQVTNDLLTAGKVRNVRVLAIYGGRAYEPQVEALKKGVDVIVGTPGRLLDLAGQRKLDLSDVRALVLDEADEMLDLGFLPDVEKIMQFLPARRQTMLFSATMPGAVIGLARRYMTQPTHISATSPDDAGATVAATTQRVYRAHSMDKPEMVSRILQAEGRGLAMIFCRTKRTAADIADQLMQRGFAAGAVHGDLGQGAREQALRAFRNGKVDVLVCTDVAARGIDVEGVTHVINYQSPEDEKTYLHRIGRTGRAGATGTAVTLVDWDDIPRWQLIDKALNLGFPAPPETYSTSPHLFEELDIPAGTKGILPRADRTRAGLSAEQVEDLGETGGRGRRGAAPAATVVEERPARTRTPRQRRRTRGGLTSDDASAQVATDTAEGSTAPAVEDATEERAPRRRRRTRSAATATAEAAVPAPAEAPDAVEADDAAAKPRRRRTRPVKQAADATAAPEAKAKAVSAKASTVTEPAQAPAGEAEAKPRRRRSRATKTAQPEA from the coding sequence GTGACCCCGTTTCCCATCCAGGAGATGACGCTCCCGGTCGCCCTCTCGGGCACCGACGTCATCGGCCAGGCCAAGACCGGCACGGGCAAGACCCTCGGTTTCGGTCTGCCGCTGCTGGAGCGCGTGACCGTACCCGCAGACGTCGAGGCTGGCCGGGCCACGCCCGAACAGCTGACGACCTCGCCGCAGGCCCTGGTCGTCGTCCCCACCCGCGAGCTGTGCACGCAGGTGACGAACGACCTGCTGACCGCCGGCAAGGTCCGCAATGTGCGGGTCCTCGCGATCTACGGCGGCCGGGCCTACGAACCGCAGGTCGAGGCCCTCAAGAAGGGTGTCGATGTGATCGTCGGCACCCCGGGCCGTCTGCTCGACCTGGCGGGCCAGCGCAAGCTGGACCTGTCGGACGTGCGGGCGCTCGTCCTCGACGAGGCCGACGAGATGCTCGACCTGGGCTTCCTGCCCGACGTCGAGAAGATCATGCAGTTCCTCCCGGCCCGCCGCCAGACCATGCTGTTCTCGGCGACCATGCCGGGCGCGGTGATCGGCCTGGCCCGCCGTTACATGACGCAGCCGACCCACATCAGCGCCACGTCGCCCGACGACGCCGGCGCGACGGTCGCCGCCACGACGCAGCGCGTCTACCGCGCCCACTCGATGGACAAGCCGGAGATGGTCTCCCGCATCCTGCAGGCCGAGGGCCGCGGGCTCGCGATGATCTTCTGTCGCACGAAGCGCACCGCGGCCGACATCGCCGACCAGCTGATGCAGCGCGGTTTCGCCGCGGGCGCGGTCCACGGCGACCTCGGCCAGGGCGCGCGCGAGCAGGCGCTGCGCGCGTTCCGCAACGGCAAGGTCGACGTGCTGGTGTGCACCGACGTCGCCGCGCGCGGCATCGACGTCGAGGGCGTCACGCACGTCATCAACTACCAGTCCCCCGAGGACGAGAAGACCTATCTGCACCGCATCGGCCGTACCGGCCGCGCGGGCGCGACAGGCACGGCGGTCACGCTCGTCGACTGGGACGACATCCCGCGCTGGCAGCTCATCGACAAGGCGCTGAACCTGGGCTTCCCGGCCCCGCCGGAGACGTACTCCACCTCCCCGCACCTGTTCGAGGAGCTGGACATCCCCGCGGGGACGAAGGGCATCCTGCCGCGCGCCGATCGCACGCGTGCGGGGCTCTCGGCCGAGCAGGTCGAGGACCTGGGCGAGACCGGCGGTCGCGGCCGTCGCGGTGCCGCCCCGGCCGCGACCGTGGTGGAGGAGCGCCCGGCCCGTACGCGTACGCCCCGCCAGCGGCGCCGTACGCGCGGCGGGCTGACGTCCGACGACGCGTCGGCGCAGGTGGCCACGGACACGGCCGAGGGTTCGACGGCTCCGGCCGTCGAGGACGCCACCGAGGAGCGTGCCCCGCGCCGTAGGCGCCGTACGCGCTCCGCTGCCACGGCCACGGCCGAGGCGGCCGTGCCGGCACCCGCCGAGGCGCCCGACGCGGTGGAGGCCGACGACGCCGCCGCGAAGCCGCGGCGCCGCCGGACGCGCCCCGTCAAGCAGGCCGCGGACGCCACGGCGGCTCCCGAGGCGAAGGCGAAGGCCGTTTCGGCCAAGGCGTCCACCGTCACGGAGCCCGCACAGGCACCGGCCGGTGAGGCCGAGGCCAAGCCGCGCCGCCGCCGTTCCCGCGCGACGAAGACGGCCCAGCCGGAGGCGTGA
- a CDS encoding alpha/beta fold hydrolase, with protein MSRPLSFVPPACARARALATSRGDFAAIEALPAGEPLGTALLLPGFTGSKEDFNSLLQPLSAAGYRVVAVDGRGQYESAPPPAPEGYSQAELAADVLAQADALGVPVHLLGHSFGGHVARAAVLRDARPFRTFTMMSSGPAEISQGERERAKLLIDALAVMSMQQVWEAMSDMAPMEETPVDGADLHRRWMSTDPAQLVAAAGLLVAEPDRVDELAALRAVLPVHVVSGDEDGIWPPVLLDDMARRLGARRTVVPDAGHSPNTDRPAETAAALASFWRDHP; from the coding sequence ATGAGCCGCCCTCTCAGCTTCGTACCGCCCGCCTGCGCCCGTGCCCGTGCCCTCGCCACCTCGCGCGGCGACTTCGCGGCGATCGAGGCGCTGCCCGCGGGCGAGCCGCTCGGCACCGCCCTGCTGCTGCCCGGGTTCACCGGCAGCAAGGAGGACTTCAACTCCCTGCTCCAGCCGCTCTCCGCCGCCGGGTACCGGGTCGTGGCCGTGGACGGGCGGGGCCAGTACGAATCGGCTCCGCCGCCGGCGCCCGAGGGCTACTCACAGGCCGAACTGGCGGCCGACGTGCTCGCGCAGGCCGACGCATTGGGCGTGCCGGTGCACCTGCTGGGGCACTCCTTCGGCGGGCACGTCGCCCGCGCGGCGGTGCTGCGGGACGCGCGCCCCTTTCGTACGTTCACGATGATGTCGTCCGGCCCGGCCGAGATCTCCCAGGGCGAGCGGGAGCGGGCGAAGCTGCTGATCGACGCGCTCGCCGTGATGAGCATGCAGCAGGTGTGGGAGGCCATGTCGGACATGGCGCCGATGGAGGAGACCCCGGTCGACGGGGCGGACCTGCACCGGCGCTGGATGTCCACGGACCCGGCACAGCTGGTGGCCGCGGCGGGCCTCCTGGTGGCGGAGCCCGACCGGGTGGACGAACTCGCCGCGCTGCGCGCCGTCCTGCCGGTTCATGTGGTGTCGGGCGACGAGGACGGGATCTGGCCGCCGGTGCTGCTGGACGACATGGCGCGGCGGCTCGGCGCGCGCCGCACGGTCGTACCGGACGCCGGGCACTCGCCGAACACGGACCGGCCGGCCGAGACCGCGGCGGCGCTGGCCTCGTTCTGGCGGGACCACCCGTAG
- a CDS encoding NYN domain-containing protein, with protein sequence MLAEVAKTPSTHAIFVDAGYVYASGGLLVAGTEDRRSFDLDAEGLIDAFIDKARVIFADSRLLRVYWYDGARRRIHTPEQQTIAELPDVKVRLGNLNANNQQKGVDSLIRTDLESLARHRAISDAALVGGDEDLVSAVEAAQGYGARVHLWGIEAADGRNQAEPLLWEVDSQRTFDLDFCKPFVTRKAVTTWEHEGEPPPSRDEVRFIGAQIAATWLVDRGRAAMAELLPGLPYLPGNVDQDLLIEAEKMLQRSLRGHSVLRRALRDGFWNHLQSQY encoded by the coding sequence ATGCTCGCCGAGGTCGCGAAGACACCGTCGACCCATGCCATCTTCGTCGACGCGGGTTACGTCTACGCGTCGGGCGGATTGCTGGTGGCGGGCACCGAGGACCGGCGCTCCTTCGACCTCGACGCCGAGGGCCTCATCGACGCGTTCATCGACAAGGCGCGGGTCATCTTCGCCGACAGCAGGCTGCTGCGCGTGTACTGGTACGACGGTGCGAGGCGCCGCATCCACACGCCGGAACAGCAGACCATCGCCGAACTCCCCGACGTCAAGGTCCGCCTCGGCAACCTCAACGCCAACAACCAGCAGAAGGGCGTCGATTCACTGATCCGTACGGACCTCGAATCGCTCGCCCGGCACCGCGCCATCAGCGACGCCGCCCTCGTCGGCGGCGACGAGGACCTCGTCTCGGCGGTGGAGGCCGCACAGGGCTACGGCGCGCGCGTGCACCTGTGGGGCATCGAGGCCGCCGACGGGCGCAACCAGGCGGAGCCGCTGCTCTGGGAGGTCGACAGCCAGCGCACATTCGATCTCGACTTCTGCAAGCCGTTCGTGACCCGCAAGGCCGTCACGACCTGGGAGCACGAGGGGGAGCCGCCGCCGAGCCGCGACGAGGTCCGCTTCATCGGCGCCCAGATCGCCGCGACCTGGCTGGTCGACCGGGGCCGTGCGGCGATGGCCGAACTGCTGCCCGGCCTCCCCTACCTTCCGGGCAACGTCGACCAGGACCTCCTGATCGAGGCCGAGAAAATGCTGCAGCGCTCACTGCGCGGGCACTCCGTCCTGCGCAGGGCGCTGCGCGACGGGTTCTGGAACCACCTGCAGTCGCAGTACTGA
- a CDS encoding MarC family protein, whose product MFDFAVFGSLFLTLFVIMDPPGITPIFLALTSGRAAKVQRAMAWQAVLVAFCVIAVFGLLGRQILDYLHITVPALMISGGLLLLLIALDLLTGKTEEPKQTKDVNAALVPLGMPLLAGPGAIVSVILAVQHAHTATAQVSVWAAIAAMHVVLWLVLRYSLLIIRVIKDGGVVLVTRLAGMMLSAIAVQQIINGVTQVVKGA is encoded by the coding sequence GTGTTCGACTTCGCCGTGTTCGGCTCCCTCTTCCTCACCCTCTTCGTCATCATGGACCCGCCGGGGATCACGCCGATCTTCCTGGCGCTGACCTCCGGCCGCGCCGCCAAGGTGCAGCGCGCCATGGCGTGGCAGGCGGTCCTCGTCGCGTTCTGCGTCATCGCGGTCTTCGGGCTCCTCGGCCGCCAGATCCTGGACTACCTGCACATCACCGTGCCCGCCCTGATGATCTCCGGCGGTCTGCTGCTGCTCCTGATCGCGCTCGACCTGCTCACCGGCAAGACCGAGGAGCCCAAGCAGACCAAGGACGTCAACGCCGCCCTCGTCCCCCTCGGCATGCCCCTGCTCGCCGGGCCCGGCGCGATCGTCTCGGTGATCCTCGCCGTGCAGCACGCGCACACCGCCACCGCGCAGGTGTCCGTATGGGCGGCGATCGCGGCGATGCACGTCGTGCTCTGGCTGGTCCTGCGGTACTCCCTGCTGATCATCCGCGTGATCAAGGACGGCGGTGTCGTCCTCGTGACCCGCCTCGCCGGGATGATGCTGTCGGCGATCGCCGTGCAGCAGATCATCAACGGCGTCACCCAGGTCGTGAAGGGCGCGTGA
- a CDS encoding PHP domain-containing protein yields MRIDLHTHSSASDGTDTPAELVRNAAAAGLDVVALTDHDSTRGHAGALAALPAGLTLVTGAELSCRIDGVGMHMLAYLFDPAEPALLAERELVRDDRVPRARAMIGKLRDLGVPITWEQVARIVGDASVGRPHIASALVELGVVPSVSDAFTADWLADGGRAYAEKHESDPFEAIRLVKEAGGVTVFAHPAAVKRGRTVPEDVIGRLAAAGLDGIEVDHMDHDPATRDALRSLAGDLGLLVTGSSDYHGSRKEIALGANTTDPEVYAEIVRRATGAFPVPGTGGPVPA; encoded by the coding sequence GTGCGTATCGACCTGCACACCCACTCCTCGGCGTCCGACGGTACCGACACCCCCGCCGAACTGGTGCGCAACGCCGCGGCGGCCGGGCTCGACGTCGTCGCGCTCACCGACCACGACAGCACGCGCGGGCATGCCGGGGCACTGGCCGCCCTGCCCGCCGGGCTCACCCTCGTCACCGGCGCCGAGCTGTCCTGCCGGATCGACGGCGTGGGCATGCACATGCTCGCCTACCTCTTCGATCCGGCCGAGCCGGCGCTGCTCGCCGAGCGCGAACTCGTGCGCGACGACCGGGTGCCGCGCGCCCGGGCCATGATCGGCAAGCTGCGGGACCTCGGCGTCCCCATCACCTGGGAGCAGGTCGCCCGGATCGTGGGCGACGCCTCCGTGGGCCGTCCCCACATCGCCTCCGCACTCGTCGAACTGGGCGTCGTGCCGAGTGTGTCGGACGCGTTCACCGCCGACTGGCTGGCCGACGGCGGACGGGCGTACGCGGAGAAGCACGAGAGTGACCCCTTCGAGGCCATCCGGCTCGTCAAGGAGGCCGGGGGCGTCACCGTCTTCGCGCACCCGGCCGCGGTGAAGCGCGGCAGGACCGTCCCCGAGGACGTCATCGGGCGCCTCGCCGCCGCCGGGCTCGACGGCATCGAGGTGGACCACATGGACCACGACCCCGCGACCCGGGACGCCCTGCGCTCCCTCGCGGGCGACCTGGGGCTGCTGGTCACCGGGTCGAGCGACTACCACGGCAGCCGCAAGGAGATCGCGCTCGGCGCGAACACCACGGACCCCGAGGTGTACGCCGAGATCGTCCGGCGCGCCACCGGCGCCTTCCCCGTCCCCGGTACGGGCGGTCCCGTTCCCGCCTAG